GCTACCGCTAAACTGCTAGCCAAAAATGGCGCAAAAGTTCTTCTGGGGGCACGGCGCACTGAAAAACTAGAAAAAATTGTTGAGGAAATCCGCGCATCAGATGGAACAGCAGAATTCAAAGCTGTGGATGTCAGCAATCGCGAGGATATGAAACAGTTCATTCACTTTGCCAAGGACAAGTTTGGTCGCGTCGATGTCATCTTCAACAACGCAGGCGTTATGCCCCTGTCCCCAATGAACGCTCTGAAAGTTAATGAGTGGGATAACATGATTAATGTGAACATTCACGGTGTGCTGAACGGCATTGCTGCTGGTCTGCCCATCATGGAAGCGCAAGGCGGCGGGCAGTTTATCAATACTGCTTCCATCGGCGCCCATGTTGTAGTGCCTACTGGCGCTGTCTATTGCGCGACAAAATATGCTGTCTGGGCGATATCTGAAGGACTGCGTCAAGAATCGAAAAATCTCCGCGTGACGACAATATCTCCCGGTGTGGTTGAAACTGAACTCGGCTCTGATATTACAGAGGAGTCAGCAAAAGGTGCTTTGAAAGAATTCCGCAAAATTTCGCTGACTCCGGATGCGATCGCAAGAGCTGTCTTATATGCCGTTTCCCAGCCTGATGATGTTGATGTCAATGAAGTGATTGTCCGCCCAACGGCAAGTGCATTTTAACCGTAGGGGACTAACCTCTATTTTTTGTTACCAAATATCAGCGCAAAGCAATAACAGTTCCTTACCCCACACTCAACGCTTTATTGTGTGGGGACTTTCGTGGAAATACCTTAAAAGGAGAGTTGGGTTTAAAAATACCAAAACTTGTCAAAAGTCAACAAACAAAGAAACTTCTGCAATAATTTTTTATAAAAAGACTTCAAAATACTTAATAATTTTATGTCTGGAAATCATAACAATAGGAGTCAAAACTGCGTTGACACTACAATGCAATTGCTCGATTTTGTGCTGTGGAATCTTTTTTGAAGACAAATTGGGTATTTTTATTTTTTTATAAACGTCGCCAAGATTATGAATAATCGTACTACATTGGCAAAAGCTTGTAAATACGTAAATAATTGCGAGTCGTGTCAATAATTTTTCTGATGTTAAGTGAATATTTCACTCAGTATTGATTTATGAATCTAAATAGCTGATGAAAAAAAATTATTGTATGAACTTACCTGATGAATGAAGTGAAAGAGTTAAAGAAGGATAGCCGAAAAATTGTAAATTGAAATATCAGTCTGAATAAATACAATCTTTGATATGATGAGCGACGTACCCCAGCAACGAATGCTGCTTTCTCATAACTTTAGTGTGTCAGATAACAGTGTTCCTGAACTTGATCGAGAACAGTTCGCCACCGTCTTTATTGAAGGATTCGGTGAGGAAAAAAATATCAAATGTCAGACAGTGGACAATCCTCACTGGATCGTAGAAATTCTGTTTAAGAGTGATGAGCTTTCACCGCAGCAGGTTGGCAAACAGTGCGCCCAGATACTAGCCCAGAAGCGTCAGTCGCAACAGTCTGCCGAACAAGCAATCCCACAAATTTTGGTACTGGGAGGAATGAAAACAACTCCACCAACGAGTACTTCGCCTGGCTCCCTGCAACCCGGACAATGGGGAGTGGATGTTGTAGAAACTGCATCAGCAGAGGAGTTTTTGCAGGCGATCGCCTGGGATGCGACTATTGCCCAAAAGCCTGTTGATAGTGTATTTAAAGTTGAACTGAAGCAGTCTTGACTCATGCAATAACTCTCTGGTAGTTCTTATTCCTTTGTGTGCTAAGAAAGCGGGAAGCCGCTCTGCGTCTATGTGGTTTGTTCTATAGTCAGTGTAGGGGGTAGAAAACTATGTCTTCACTGAACAATGAATTGATCCGAGCAGTTGTTCGAGGAGATGCTACGGCGGTGGCAGATCTGTTAGCTCAACAGGCAAACGTCAATACAACTGGGGGAGTCACCCCAGTTGGAGAAAGCAATACTTTACTCATGTGGGCAGCGGGAGAGGGTTATGCGGATGTGGTTAAAATCCTACTGAGTCATGGTGCACATGTAAATGTCAAAAATAATGCTAACTATACTGCCCTGATGTACGCCGCAGAGGGTGGGTATTCAGAAAGCGTTAACGCGCTGCTGGATTATGGAGCTGATATCCATCCAAGAAACCATTACGGTGAGACAGTGCTGATGTCTATTGCCCGCTTTGGTCTGACAGACCTGATCCTGCGTCTGATTGACTTGGGGGCAGATGTACATGCAACCAACAGGATTGGGGATACGGCGCTGTACTTGGCAGTTGACAATGGACAGTTTTATACTGTCAAGGCATTGATTTCACGGGGAGCCTCGGTGAATACACACAACATTGGCGACTGGACTCCCTTAATGATGGCATCAGCACGCGGAGATTTGGAGGTGATGGAACTCCTGCTTGAGCATGGCGCGGACTTTAGTCCCAAAAACCGTTGGGGGGCAACGGCATTAAGTGAAGCAAAGCGATCGTTTCGTCCCGTCAGTGCAGTTCAAATTTTACAACAGGCAGGCGCAACGGAGTGAATTGACAAAAACTAGGGGTGTATGGTGTAGGGATGTAGGGCAATTCGGTTCGGTTAAGGGGGAAAGAAGTGCTTATCCGAACCTTATTGCGGCAACCCCTACAAGAGCCGCTGCTGGTGAGCTTTGGAGTTGAACAAAAAACTTGAAAAATGAGTTAAGAAACGTTAAGACTTTGTCAGCCCGATCGCCTGCTTAGTGACTAAAGTCCTGGATGCCACAATAGTCCAGTTTGAAGAAACGTTGATTTCCACCGTTGCCCTATAGTGGCTTTCAGCAAGAGTGATTTACTGCATTTTGGTGATGTCTCAGTGATGTCAAACTGATGTAACTAATCTACACAATAAAACTTAACGATTCTTAATCTTTTTGGTCACAACGTTATATGAAGATTGAGGGTGTGCAAGGTGTCAAACCTTAGTATAAAGTTAAAAAACTCACACGGTTAAGAGTTTTTCTAGCTCCCAGAGTTAATAAAAACTCTAAACTCTAAATTTATTGCTTGAAAGAGCAATTCATAATTTACTTAATCTTTTGAGATAATTACTCTCAGCTTATGTTGTTAACCAGGAGATTTGCTTAATGCCTTTTGGACCAGCATCACGTTTAGGAGTTAGCTTATTTGACGAAACCCCTCCACTTGAGTGGGTTCCAGGTCGCTCTGATGAAGAAGCAGAAATTCTGATTCAAGCCGTTTACAGGCAAGTACTGGGTAATGCGTACGTTATGGAAAGTGAGCGGCTGACAGTGCCAGAATCACAATTCAAACGTGGTGAACTCAGTGTTCGTGAGTTTGTTCGGGCTGTAGCAAAGTCCGATCTCTACTTCTCGCGCTTTGGTGATACCCCCCGCTATCGTTTTATCGAGCTAAACTTCCGGCACTTACTTGGTCGCGCCCCTAATAGTTACGATGAAATGAAGGCTCACAGTGCCATCCTCGATGCGGGTAATTTTGAAGCTGAAATCGACTCCTACCTTGACAGTGACGAATATCAGAACACCTTTGGTGAAAACCTGGTACCTTACATTAGAGGCTACAAGACCGAAGCATTAAGCCATATGATTGGCTTTACCCATACCTTCCAGTTGGTGCGGGGTGCTTCCACTAGCTCTCTCAAGGGAGATTTGGCAGGGAAGTCTCCAAAACTCAACTCACTAGTCATTAGTGCAATACCAACCCCTGTTGTTCCACCAGGATCAACCTTCCGCAACCCGCCACTAGGCTCACGTGTCCGTCTTGGTGTGGGAGCAAGCGAAGAAGGCAAAGTTTTCCGCATCGAAGTCACTGGCTACCGAGCAAATGCGGTTAACCGAGTTTCCAAATTCCGCCGCAGCAATCAGGTTTACTTGGTACCGTTCGAGAAGCTTTCGGAAGAATATCAACGGATTCACAGACAGGGTGGTGTTATCGCTAGTATCACGCCTGTATAGCAGAAAATGCTGATCGGTTATTAGCAGAGGCGTTGATAGCACCAGACTTGGGGAATAGGCAAGACTGTTGAGTCACGGCGATTGCTTCGCCTGCCCTGTGTGCAGAAAGTTTTCCTCCAGAAAACCCTCTGCACAAAGAAGGGCGCGCCGCGATCGCCCTATGCTCTAAATATTCGATTTGGCTAGAGAGATTATTTAAGAATCTCTCTGGGCAAAAAAGCTTATTGCCCAAAAAGCAGACGCGACTGTGCGTTCGCCCTGGAGTACCTCCCAAGTTTTGAAGTTAGGGGTGCTTTCCCAACGTCCAGATAATGTATCGTACTTGTTCCCAGAGTGATCTTAAGCAGTTGAAACTGCAAACCCTAACCTTTACGCAGCAATCATCGAGTGCGTAACGTCAGGCATAGCGAAGTTGGTAATTGCTACTTCAGTTGCTAATCACTGGTCAGTATGAACTGAGTTTTGAATTCTCAGCAAAACAAGTGTTAGGAGTATTCCCTTAATTATGGCAACAATAGCACCAATAGAACTCTGGCCCACCCGCGACCTAGAGGATGTACAAGCAGTCATTCGGGCAGTCTACAAGCAGGTTTTAGGCAACCCCCATGTGATGGAAAGTGAGCGCTTGGTGAGTGCAGAATCACAATTGAAAGATGGCACTATCTCTGTACGGGAGTTTGTCCGCGCAGTAGCTAAGTCGGATTTCTACCGCTCGCGTTATTTTGAATCGTGTGCTCCTTATCGTTTTGTAGAATTGAATTTCAAGCACTTCCTCGGTCGTCCACCCCAGTCCCAAGCGGAGATTTCCGAGCACATCGTTCGTTGTGTGGAAAAAGGATACGACGCTGAAATCGACTCCTACATCGATAGCGAAGAGTACCAGTCAGCCTTTGGCGAAAACGTTGTACCCTACAATCGTGGGGCAAAAACGGAGGTTGGGCGGAGTCAGGTTACCTATAACCGTACGTTTGCTCTGGATCGTGGTCCTTCTCAAATCAGTAGCG
This portion of the Brasilonema sennae CENA114 genome encodes:
- a CDS encoding SDR family oxidoreductase, encoding MLNVENKVIAITGASSGIGEATAKLLAKNGAKVLLGARRTEKLEKIVEEIRASDGTAEFKAVDVSNREDMKQFIHFAKDKFGRVDVIFNNAGVMPLSPMNALKVNEWDNMINVNIHGVLNGIAAGLPIMEAQGGGQFINTASIGAHVVVPTGAVYCATKYAVWAISEGLRQESKNLRVTTISPGVVETELGSDITEESAKGALKEFRKISLTPDAIARAVLYAVSQPDDVDVNEVIVRPTASAF
- a CDS encoding DUF2656 domain-containing protein, which produces MMSDVPQQRMLLSHNFSVSDNSVPELDREQFATVFIEGFGEEKNIKCQTVDNPHWIVEILFKSDELSPQQVGKQCAQILAQKRQSQQSAEQAIPQILVLGGMKTTPPTSTSPGSLQPGQWGVDVVETASAEEFLQAIAWDATIAQKPVDSVFKVELKQS
- a CDS encoding ankyrin repeat domain-containing protein, which encodes MSSLNNELIRAVVRGDATAVADLLAQQANVNTTGGVTPVGESNTLLMWAAGEGYADVVKILLSHGAHVNVKNNANYTALMYAAEGGYSESVNALLDYGADIHPRNHYGETVLMSIARFGLTDLILRLIDLGADVHATNRIGDTALYLAVDNGQFYTVKALISRGASVNTHNIGDWTPLMMASARGDLEVMELLLEHGADFSPKNRWGATALSEAKRSFRPVSAVQILQQAGATE
- a CDS encoding phycobilisome linker polypeptide — encoded protein: MPFGPASRLGVSLFDETPPLEWVPGRSDEEAEILIQAVYRQVLGNAYVMESERLTVPESQFKRGELSVREFVRAVAKSDLYFSRFGDTPRYRFIELNFRHLLGRAPNSYDEMKAHSAILDAGNFEAEIDSYLDSDEYQNTFGENLVPYIRGYKTEALSHMIGFTHTFQLVRGASTSSLKGDLAGKSPKLNSLVISAIPTPVVPPGSTFRNPPLGSRVRLGVGASEEGKVFRIEVTGYRANAVNRVSKFRRSNQVYLVPFEKLSEEYQRIHRQGGVIASITPV
- a CDS encoding phycobilisome rod-core linker polypeptide, which produces MATIAPIELWPTRDLEDVQAVIRAVYKQVLGNPHVMESERLVSAESQLKDGTISVREFVRAVAKSDFYRSRYFESCAPYRFVELNFKHFLGRPPQSQAEISEHIVRCVEKGYDAEIDSYIDSEEYQSAFGENVVPYNRGAKTEVGRSQVTYNRTFALDRGPSQISSAVKSSQLVYPVATNSSNKIKAADVNLGGSGEANKKKFKILVRGSKFDSPRRISNTEYIVSGDNMTPQIQRINRTGAKIVSITEIV